A genomic window from Pyricularia oryzae 70-15 chromosome 7, whole genome shotgun sequence includes:
- a CDS encoding thiazole biosynthetic enzyme, with the protein MAPPAATSPIASHAHPLDVKNGKHQHNADSAAAAAAKLHDLATDWNQFSFSPIRESQVSRAMTSRYFADLHAHAETDVVIVGAGSCGLSAAFHLATARPDLRITLVEAGVAPGGGAWLGGQLFSAMVMRKPAHLFLDRLGVAYEDEGSFVVVKHAALFTSTLLSKVLALDNVKLFNATAVEDLITRREGGDNAGVRVAGVVTNWTLVSMHHDDQSCMDPNTINAPVVISTTGHDGPFGAFSAKRLVSMKQIEQLGGMRGLDMQSAEDAIVKRTREIVPGLIIGGMELSEIDGANRMGPTFGAMVLSGVKAAEEAMAVYDTRKKQNAY; encoded by the exons atggctcCCCCCGCCGCCACCTCCCCCATCGCCTCTCACGCCCACCCCCTGGACGTCAAGAACGGCAAGCACCAGCACAATGCCGactcggccgccgcggcaGCGGCCAAGCTGCACGACTTGGCCACGGACTGGAACCAGTTCAGCTTCTCCCCGATCCGCGAGTCGCAGGTGTCGCGGGCCATGACCTCGCGCTACTTTGCCGACCTGCACGCCCACGCCGAGACGGACGTGGTCATCGTGGGCGCCGGCTCCTGCGGCCTCTCGGCGGCATTTCACCTCGCCACCGCCCGGCCGGACCTGCGCATCACGCTGGTCGAGGCGGGGGTCGCGCCGGGCGGCGGGGCCTGGCTCGGCGGGCAGTTGTTCTCGGCCATGGTCATGCGCAAGCCTGCGCACCTGTTCCTCGACAGGCTCGGCGTCGCCTACGAGGACGAGGGCTCCTTTGTGGTGGTCAAGCACGCTGCGCTCTTTACGAGCACGCTGCTGAGCAAGGTGCTGGCGCTGGATAACGTCAAGCTGTTCAACGCCACCGCGGTCGAGGACCTGATCACCAGGCGCGAGGGTGGTGATAATGCCGGGGTCAGGGTTGCTGGCGTGGTCACCAACTGGACGCTGGTGTCGATGCATCACGACGACCAGTCGTGCATGGATCCCAACACCATCAACGCGCCCGTTGTTATTTCGACTACGGGTCACGACG gcccCTTTGGCGCCTTCTCGGCCAAGCGTCTCGTCTCCATGAAGCAGATCGAGCAGCTCGGCGGCATGCGCGGGCTCGACATGCAGTCGGCCGAGGACGCCATCGTCAAGCGGACCCGCGAGATCGTCCCGGGTCTTATCATCGGCGGCATGGAGCTGTCTGAGATTGACGGCGCGAACCGCATGG GTCCCACGTTTGGCGCCATGGTTCTCTCGGGAgtcaaggccgccgaggaggccatGGCTGTGTACGACACGCGCAAGAAGCAGAACGCATACTAG